One part of the Ziziphus jujuba cultivar Dongzao chromosome 2, ASM3175591v1 genome encodes these proteins:
- the LOC112491750 gene encoding uncharacterized protein At2g29880-like — protein MDESNELLKLMVDATNHGWCDTSGLLRKQTIEKRILPHSFGFGWDPITKKFTASEEVWEDYFKSHPTHKSYLTDTFANYEDLRIAIGNGAATGRHSIGLGEETNARIFDLEENKGGDLDNLTYDLTTETFRPSDIQETSLQSPTLGNFTSSLPFQNTSSEEASFTMSYSNIDKEEIEEEEMEEEEYEEELQEKVKKYLIAISSSPGTT, from the exons ATGGACGAGAGCAATGAGTTACTAAAACTCATGGTTGATGCTACCAATCATGGATGGTGTGATACAAGTGGTTTATTAAGGAAGCAAACTATAGAAAAAAGAATACTTCCC CATAGCTTTGGATTTGGATGGGAtcctataacaaaaaaatttactgCTAGTGAAGAAGTGTGGGAGGACTATTTTAAG TCTCATCCTACCCATAAAAGTTATCTTACAGACACTTTTGCTAATTATGAAGACTTGAGAATTGCAATTGGAAATGGAGCAGCAACTGGGAGACATTCAATTGGATTAGGAGAGGAAACTAATGCAAGAATATTTGACTTAGAAGAAAATAAGGGTGGTGATTTAGACAACCTGACATATGATCTCACGACTGAGACATTCAGACCAAGTGATATACAAGAAACTTCACTGCAGTCTCCAACTTTAGGTAACTTTACTTCATCATTACCTTTTCAGAACACAAGTTCAGAG GAGGCTTCATTTACAATGTCTTATTCTAATATAGACAAAGAAGAAATAGAAGAGGAAGAGATGGAAGAAGAAGAGTATGAAGAAGAATTgcaagaaaaagttaaaaaatatttgatagctATTAGCAGTTCTCCAGGTACTACATGA